A region of Jannaschia sp. W003 DNA encodes the following proteins:
- a CDS encoding efflux RND transporter permease subunit has translation MTGIIDWAATRARMVLAFVVLSVLAGTFSYVNLPKEGEPDIDIPGIFVSVPFPGISASDSEKLLVKPMETRLKELDGLKSMSATASENYAGIFLEFEFGWDKSATIADVRDKMNQAETEFPDGAEQYTIDEINFSEFPILIVSLSGLAPERTLLRLAKDLQDRLEGMSALLEAGLAGHRDEMLEVLIDPLALESYNVTAGELIDTVNNNNLLVATGSVETASGAFPVKIPGSFEEPRDVYDLPVKRSGDRVVTLGDLAEIRLTFEDREGTARYNGETTVALQVVKRKGFNIIDTAAAVRAEVAAEVATWPPELREAVDVQVTLDQSRTVKSMVTQLEGSVLTAIALVMIVVLATLGTRSALLVGFAIPTSFLLCFALLAVMGITISNIVMFGLILAVGMLVDGAIVVVEYADRRISEGSGPMAAYTEAAKRMFWPVVSSTATTLCAFLPMLFWPGVPGEFMGMLPVTLIFVLSASLVVALVYLPVLGGVAGRLTRLFDTGAGALRAHVPWIVRAVLAAASAWALAVAILQTLNPSYLLPIPASEVRFVHSLPGAVAFVFACFALATTLGSIRWHRKPRRVEAGYRRSLFGRAVHLMVGNPIGPLVAIGIVGFAVVTTFGIFGRENNGVEFFVDSELENANIYVRARGNLSLEEKDALLREAEAIVLATPGIRSAFAFAGDGGLSTGGPAGGAGAPGDTIGQVQIEMIPWEERPTVEEPWFSVAGLFTVNKTVVDPAFDGDRIADALLARLREMPGVKVDLSAQDRGPAQGKPIHLRLRGSDWEALRAITAEMAALFEATPGVVDVEDTLPLPGIDWEIDVDVEKAGRFGADVATVGAMVQLVTRGILLDTMRVDSSDEEIEIRVRLPEEDRVLSTLDSLKVRTSDGLVPLANFIERRPVPRLAQIDREGGERYFDVKADVAPGLVKLVDGAGATQAIVREDEAAGSDLAALPLTATERIEALTPLIEERLPASVSYEWTGDQEEQAESQAFLQTAFMGALGLMFIILLAQFNSVYNAVLVLLAVVLSTTGVLIGMLVMDQAFSIIMTGTGIVALAGIVVNNNIVLIDTFQEYARYMPRIEAITRTAEDRIRPVLLTTLTTMAGLMPMMFGISVDFLAGGYSIGSPTSLWWIQLATAVVWGLGVATVLTLLFTPAMLAVRVWLAVYALKLAALLGYVGMGRGSRVARDRALRRKARRVRAPLLLWAEEDVAEAAAAAAPARLVTPAAEETAPPSPPLRAAE, from the coding sequence ATGACCGGCATCATCGACTGGGCCGCCACGCGTGCGCGCATGGTGCTGGCCTTCGTGGTTCTCTCAGTGCTCGCGGGCACCTTCTCCTACGTGAACCTGCCGAAGGAGGGTGAGCCGGACATCGACATCCCCGGCATCTTCGTGTCGGTCCCCTTCCCCGGCATCAGCGCGTCCGACAGCGAGAAGCTGCTCGTGAAGCCGATGGAGACCCGCCTCAAGGAGCTGGACGGCCTAAAGAGCATGTCCGCCACCGCCTCCGAGAACTACGCCGGCATCTTCCTCGAGTTCGAGTTCGGCTGGGACAAGTCCGCCACCATCGCCGACGTGCGCGACAAGATGAACCAGGCCGAGACCGAGTTTCCGGACGGCGCCGAGCAGTACACCATCGACGAAATCAACTTCTCGGAGTTCCCGATCCTGATCGTCTCGCTCTCGGGACTGGCGCCCGAGCGCACGCTCCTGCGCCTCGCCAAGGACCTGCAGGACCGGCTGGAGGGCATGAGCGCGCTGCTGGAGGCCGGGCTAGCCGGGCACCGCGACGAGATGCTCGAGGTGCTGATCGACCCTCTCGCGCTCGAGAGCTACAACGTCACCGCCGGCGAGCTGATCGACACCGTCAACAACAACAACCTCCTGGTCGCCACCGGCTCGGTCGAGACGGCGAGCGGCGCGTTCCCGGTCAAGATCCCCGGCTCCTTCGAGGAGCCGCGCGACGTCTACGACCTCCCGGTGAAGCGCTCCGGCGACCGGGTGGTGACCTTGGGCGACCTGGCGGAGATCCGGCTGACCTTCGAGGACCGCGAGGGCACCGCGCGCTACAACGGCGAGACGACCGTCGCGCTGCAGGTGGTGAAGCGGAAGGGCTTCAACATCATCGACACGGCCGCCGCCGTCCGCGCCGAGGTGGCCGCCGAGGTGGCGACCTGGCCGCCGGAACTGCGCGAGGCCGTGGACGTGCAGGTGACGCTCGACCAGTCGCGCACCGTGAAGTCCATGGTCACGCAGCTCGAGGGGTCGGTGCTGACGGCCATCGCGCTGGTGATGATCGTGGTCCTCGCCACGCTGGGCACCCGGTCCGCCCTGCTGGTGGGCTTCGCGATCCCCACCTCGTTCCTCTTGTGCTTCGCGCTGCTCGCCGTGATGGGCATCACCATCTCCAACATCGTGATGTTCGGCCTGATCCTCGCCGTCGGCATGCTGGTGGACGGCGCCATCGTGGTGGTCGAGTACGCCGACCGACGCATCTCGGAAGGCTCCGGCCCGATGGCGGCCTACACCGAGGCGGCCAAGCGCATGTTCTGGCCCGTGGTCTCCTCCACCGCGACCACGCTCTGCGCGTTCCTGCCGATGCTGTTCTGGCCCGGCGTGCCCGGCGAATTCATGGGAATGCTGCCCGTCACGCTGATCTTCGTGCTGTCGGCCTCGCTCGTGGTGGCCCTCGTCTACCTGCCCGTGCTCGGCGGCGTGGCGGGGCGGCTGACGCGCCTCTTCGACACCGGCGCCGGCGCCCTGCGCGCCCACGTGCCCTGGATCGTGCGCGCCGTGCTGGCGGCCGCCTCGGCCTGGGCGCTGGCGGTGGCGATCCTCCAGACGCTGAACCCGTCCTACCTCCTGCCGATCCCTGCCTCCGAGGTCCGGTTCGTCCACTCGCTGCCCGGCGCCGTCGCCTTCGTGTTCGCATGCTTCGCTCTGGCGACCACGCTCGGCTCGATCCGCTGGCACCGCAAGCCGCGCCGGGTCGAGGCGGGCTATCGTCGCTCGCTCTTCGGCCGGGCCGTGCATCTGATGGTGGGCAACCCGATCGGCCCCCTCGTCGCGATCGGCATCGTCGGCTTCGCCGTGGTGACGACCTTCGGCATCTTCGGGCGCGAGAACAACGGAGTGGAGTTCTTCGTCGACAGCGAACTGGAGAACGCCAACATCTACGTGCGCGCGCGCGGCAACCTCTCGCTCGAGGAAAAGGATGCGCTGCTGCGCGAGGCCGAGGCCATCGTGCTGGCCACCCCCGGCATCCGCTCGGCCTTCGCCTTCGCCGGCGACGGCGGCCTGAGCACCGGCGGGCCCGCGGGCGGGGCCGGCGCACCCGGCGACACGATCGGCCAGGTCCAGATCGAGATGATCCCATGGGAGGAGCGGCCCACCGTCGAGGAGCCCTGGTTCAGCGTCGCCGGCCTCTTCACCGTGAACAAGACCGTGGTGGATCCGGCCTTCGACGGCGACCGCATCGCCGACGCCTTGCTCGCGCGCCTGCGCGAGATGCCGGGCGTGAAGGTCGACCTGTCCGCCCAGGATCGCGGCCCAGCGCAGGGCAAGCCGATCCACCTGCGCCTCCGGGGCAGCGACTGGGAGGCCCTGCGCGCCATCACCGCCGAGATGGCCGCGCTGTTCGAGGCCACCCCCGGCGTCGTCGACGTGGAGGACACCCTGCCCCTGCCCGGCATCGACTGGGAGATCGACGTCGACGTCGAGAAGGCGGGCCGCTTCGGCGCCGACGTGGCCACCGTGGGCGCCATGGTGCAGCTCGTGACGCGCGGCATCCTGCTGGACACCATGCGCGTCGACAGCTCAGACGAGGAGATCGAGATCCGCGTGCGCCTGCCCGAGGAGGACCGCGTGCTGTCCACCCTCGACAGCCTGAAGGTGCGGACCTCGGACGGACTGGTCCCCCTCGCGAACTTCATCGAGCGCCGCCCCGTGCCGCGCCTCGCCCAGATCGACCGCGAGGGCGGCGAGCGCTACTTCGACGTGAAGGCGGACGTGGCGCCGGGGCTGGTGAAGCTGGTGGACGGCGCGGGCGCGACGCAGGCCATCGTGCGCGAGGACGAGGCCGCCGGCTCCGACCTCGCCGCCCTGCCCCTCACCGCGACAGAACGGATCGAGGCGCTGACGCCGCTGATCGAGGAGCGCCTGCCCGCGAGCGTGAGCTATGAGTGGACCGGCGACCAGGAGGAGCAGGCCGAGAGCCAGGCGTTCCTGCAGACCGCCTTCATGGGCGCGCTGGGGCTGATGTTCATCATCCTGCTCGCGCAGTTCAATTCGGTCTACAACGCCGTGCTCGTGCTGCTGGCGGTGGTGCTGTCCACCACCGGCGTGCTGATCGGGATGCTGGTCATGGACCAGGCGTTCTCGATCATCATGACCGGCACCGGGATCGTGGCCTTGGCCGGGATCGTGGTGAACAACAACATCGTGCTGATCGACACCTTCCAGGAATACGCCCGCTACATGCCCCGGATCGAGGCGATCACCCGCACCGCCGAGGACCGCATCCGCCCCGTGCTCCTGACCACGCTCACGACCATGGCGGGCCTGATGCCGATGATGTTCGGCATCTCCGTGGACTTCCTGGCGGGCGGCTACTCGATCGGCTCGCCCACCTCGCTGTGGTGGATCCAGCTCGCGACGGCGGTGGTCTGGGGACTCGGGGTCGCGACCGTCCTGACGCTGCTGTTCACGCCGGCGATGCTGGCGGTGCGGGTCTGGCTGGCGGTCTACGCGCTGAAGCTCGCGGCGCTGCTGGGCTACGTCGGGATGGGCCGGGGCAGCCGGGTCGCCCGGGACCGGGCGCTGCGCCGCAAGGCCCGCCGCGTGCGCGCGCCGCTTCTGCTCTGGGCCGAGGAGGACGTGGCGGAGGCCGCTGCCGCCGCCGCGCCGGCACGCCTCGTGACCCCCGCCGCCGAGGAGACCGCCCCGCCGTCGCCGCCGCTCCGCGCCGCGGAATAG